aattaatattttaataaaccaataataatatttattatacatataaaatttcaaatcaaggtgatatatttactatattaatcctatatatatttaacaattataaaacacaaaattactaattttaattacattataaaatattatttcgaATAAATAATAAACGGCTCAGTTGAAAACAGatcattcaaaataaattttcttcaaaacaaaatgtatttaaagaaaatgaaataagaaaagaaagaaagtccAACCTACAACTTATCACGATCCGTTGATGTCTATTTACGTGTGACCTAAGAAAATCGTCGTACATTAACAAAATAGAGAGAAGTGAGCGTGAAGTGATTTGCATTTAATGACCCCATTTTGTCCATTTCGCCTTACTTCATATTTTGACTAATTATTTCATTGGTTGGCTTCTacttttttctttatcttttgtcaattaatttgatttgaagtTGGATGTCTATTTTTCTTATGGGAGTTGCTTAAGAGATATATAGCTTGGGGCTTTCGTAAAATTAGTacaatattatcatatttaatttattattgttgttgttgttacgCTAACAACAAATAGCACCCTGCATCTAAAGTAATACTTACAATTTTGGACGGTTGAAATAAGATTACTTCATATTTTAGCGCTTTCAAAGCTGTTatcataattttgttaataaaatattatttaaatgcatttcaatagagagaaagaaaagaaaagaaaattaaattattgtatttaatttgaatatttgtatatattttttgtgtCTATCAGATTTGAtctttaattattgaaattaagaAGTTGAAAAGATTTTTTCGTGTCATCAGGATTTTGATCTCTAATCATTGTCCTCTAATATACATGTATAGAATAAATACACGAATTTCATGTTTAAACAAATTCTACTCCAATCCTTTTTCTTctaaactttaaaaagaaaaagaaaaaactctaATCCCTTGAATAATAAtaaccctaaaaaataatatttaatacatgcataccttttaaaataaattcaaatgagTTAATTTATAAATGATATGCCCAAATCTTCTTCATTAATCATGGATACATCAAACATAAAAGTTAATTAGGATGCAAGTAAAGAGTATTAAAACCAATTTCGTATttctttatgaaatttatggtaaatCGTTAAGAAAGATTAAGTCAGTTTATacttaataatttgtttttattgagttttagttaattatattttaaagaaaagaatagatTTTATGATGGGCGAAAGGAaatgttttatgttaataatgttaattataatttaaaagagtaagacatttcaataattttataattgagttgGCGACGGTTAAGAGTGAGATGAACTCAATAAAGTgtttaaatataagtattagaTGACTATAACTACGATTTGATTGATAGTAGTAATATATCCAGACTTAAGCCACGATAAATTTGAGTAGAACCCACTTAAATCAAAaccaaatctaaaaaaatatttatttgtaaatagtGTTTTTCAagcattattttattataaaagcaaagaatatatatatatatatatatatatataaaagaaatgtgGAACGTGAGTGAATTGTTTAATGATAAATGAAGTAAGAAAAGATTTGCATTGCATGAATCACGTTGGTTGATgggaaatttatatttatatatataaatttcaaccGCTTGTGTTCCTTTTGGAAGAAGAACCAAAGTGAGTGGAAAAGAACAAGTAGGATGGCTTCAAACCATTTTACTGCATATATGCTTCATGATTTGCTTTGTTGTTCAATGTTTGAAGATAGAGAGacagaaaatattttagtcaaaaagagaaaaagggttTGCCTGAATCATCTGTCAAATGATACaatgaatattattttcaaagtatATCGTCTCCCTATACTGTATacccaaatataaaattttgagaaaaaagaaagagcgTAAAATAAAATCCGGGTCGGGTAATTAAAACGACAATTGAACAGTGTTAGAATCCAAATATAAAAGTCGTCCAGAAATTTGCCACTCTTAAGACAtcctctttcttcttcattctttcGGTCTTCGGTCTTCCCaccaacttaattaaaaaaaaaaacaaaacaaaatcaactTCAAATTTCCaagtgaatttttataaatagaaacgaaagggaaaaaaagaaaataggggagggaagagaaaaaaagattcGATGGGTGCGTCTTTATCCAACTTAACGGAAGGAAGCAATGGGACGGCGATGGGACCGGGATTAGGGGACATACCGGAGAGCTGTGTGGCCTGCGTTTTCACTTACTTGACGCCTCCGGAGATTTGCAACCTGGCGAGGTTGAATCGAGCGTTTAGAGGGGCTGCGTCTTCGGATTCTGTTTGGGAAATGAAATTACCCAGTAATTATCAAGATCTGCTGGATTTAGTGCCACCCGAAAGGTACCAGAATTTGTccaaaaaagatatttttgCCCTTCTCTCTCGCCCGGTACCTTTTGATGATGGAAATAAGGTGGGTCGTCTTTAGAGTTTGTTCCTTTTTCTGGTTAATTTcattattacttttttaaaatatttatttctggGTGTTTGAGTTTTGGGTTCATTTGGTCGTTTTTACTTTCGTTTTATGCTTGGGAAGGATTGAACTTGAGGCTTTGTGGCTGTTTTCATAACTTTTTggttaatatattttgttttttttttcttttagaatttgTTTTTGGCTTTTTGAGTGAGTTTAAGATATTTTGTATCTTAATTTTCTGGGAAGAATGGGGATTTGGGTAGTTAGTTGTTACTGGTGGgttaatgttattatttcttttttgaagaGAACAAATTTAACAACTCTTGTTCATGCAAAAGGGGTGTTTTTGGGGAGCATTTGGCGTGAGGGAGGGTCTTGGAGGTGGTTATgtatgaatttttttccttttgttttgcTTCAGTgcttcattttgaatttaataatggCCAGACATGAATAATCGAAGACTAATGACGGTTGAAAATTTGATGATGTAGGAAGTATGGCTGGACAGAGTGACCGGGAGGGTATGCATGGCAATATCTGCCAAAGGGATGGCAATAACTGGAATTGATGATCGGAGATATTGGAATTGGGTTTCTACAGAAGAATCTAGGTTAGACATTTATATTATAATgcttcaatactaaatttactggtacaatttattgattttgacattGCCTTAATGTGGGATTGAGATGCTTGTATCTTGAAATCTTTCTAGTATGGTTTTCGACCAGCTTGTTAGAATTCTGTATTGATTACTTGAAGAAGCACAAAATGGAATTAATTATGCCAATTTTGCGTCTACATGGAGCACATAGATGGTTAAGCTATATATTTGTTGGAATGGGACATTTTGTGAACTACGTTGTCAATTGCATGTCTCATTTATTCTTTGGTGGGAGGAAATGCATTCGGGTGCTGCTTAACTGCAGCTTTCTAGGGTTTTGGCTTTTTGTTGATGTTTTCTTTATACAAATGGTATTATGTAGAAAGACTAAAATCTCTGAAAGTTTGCATCTTTGTTGCTGATTCATCATTAATCTCTAGATGATAATGGTATCTTTTACTAAATCTTGTTTAGAGATTATGTTTTTCTTCATTGCCAAATTGTTAATCTCGAGGGATGTTTTATTGGTTGGATTTTGGAAGAGGTTTTCAATGAAAGGTAATTCAGTTTATATGCTTGGATCTTGCAATAAGAAATTTGTGAGCTTTAATGAATTGAGATAATGCTGTGTAGTGTAAGTTCACTTTTGTCGAAGTTCTTGTAGTCAGAGATTGAGAAGTCTTGTGTACCTAGAGaaccttgtacatatatttatgtttttccaTTATGATTGGTTCATGTCGATAGCTTTATCTTTTTGAGATCTATGTATTTTGGGTTAGGAGTGCTATTTTGATGGTGAAACTCGTTGAATGTATGAAGAAGTGTACAAATGCTGATATGTTAAGCTTTTGATTTCTATCTCCCTTTATATGCTGCTCCTAAGGGTGTTTACCTGCTGGAACTAATTTTCCCATTAATGCAGGATAAGAGTTAATAAGCATTGACCAGTTGCCTATACAATGAGACAGTGTGCTAACTGTTTTCTTATCTCTGTGAGAAATGATTGTCTTCTTCTCTTGCTTAGTGCCTTCTGAAAATTAATCTCTTCACAGAAGTTTGTGCTTGCCTTATAGATGATTATAATCGGGCAAGCGTGCAACCACATTGGATGCTTTGCTCTTTCTCATAATACAGTTCTAGAGTATTCTCTCATGCTATATATGCTTAAAACTTCATTTTCCCTAGAGGATATTGCATTTCAATTTTGTTAATTCTAAGATTTAGCCCTCAGGAAATGGGATTATAGTCCCAAAACACTGTGtagacttgaattttatttttgttgcatAACCATACTGACTTTTTCTATcttcttttttatgtttgattccCATTTGATTATGGTGGAAGTTATTAAGGGATACCAGATGTTAAAACATTCAAACGTGAGAATTTTGGGATTTAGTGGTCAACTATTTGACTGACTAATTGAAGGAAGCAGTTTCTTCCcgaaacattttattatacctTTTGCTTCAGTGGCAAGGCATGGTTAAAATGTTTTGACAAAAAGAATAGCTATGATTTTCAACTTATTAgtctttatcttttgatttattcaaaaagTTCTACCACCAAAatctatattattttgaaatggaCCTTCAACTCTACTAACTACATCTACCATTTTGATAAGGCAGGCTGATTTCGAGTTtctttcttccaaatgatgattAATCCATCGATGCCTTACATGGAgcaaatttttttggtttatatattttcaatgcCTAGGCCATATGATTGAGAGGTAGCCCTTCAAATTTCTATAAAACCTTATATCCTTTATTTAGGCATGATATGATCTCATCATCTTGAGACAATTACCGAACTGCTCTGAGTGTAACTTGTAGTTTTTATGAGTGAGAGCTTGATAGAAACAAAATTGTATTGCTGAGGCAGGCTTCCAGGTTCTAGTACTCTCATCTTATCATTTCATTGGTTACTTAGCTTGAacgtttttcttttctttagccagaaattgttcatttattgATTGGAATGATTGAGGTGTAGTAAATCTGGTGGAGAGtgataatgatttttaatacTGATCTTTATCCCACAAGTATGTTCATGGCATTCGGTATTGAGTGATTGCTGTTTACATGTTTCTTTTATGCTCTTCTGGCACTGGTAAAGATGCTTTTACGCATGTAGTTATGTATCAAATGGGTGCATATTTTTACATGCATATTTGTTCTAGTGTGTTTAGGGTGATCGACTTTCCAGAGTACTAAATGCATTTATTAGTGGTAGGATTTTCTAAGATTTCCCCGAATCCTGATCTTTATTCCATCCTATGGTCACATTACAGTGTGACAAGAGAAATGGTTTCCCATTCTTAGTGACTTCTTTCCACTACTCTATACTATATGTACTGAGTTTAGTCTTTTTTCATGGTGCTTCATTAGTTGAGCAGAATATTTACTAATGATTCTGTTCcacttatgaaaatattataatgcttaattgtgaaatttttgttgaacttttttatttttctattaagaGTCTGTGTAAGACAGGAAAATTTTCCGGGCTGCAGTCGTTTTTCAGATTCTTATTccattgaataatttattttcatgttgcAATGGCCAGTGGTTAACATGTTGTTTCCACATTTTTTCTCCTCTCCGCCTTTCTTTGTCAACAAATTTTATGTTCTCTATCTTGCTCTGCTTCCAGATTCCATACTGTGGCCTATTTGCAGCAAATATGGTGGTTTGAGGTAGATGGGGTAGTAAAGTTCCCTCTTCCAGCTGATATCTATACTCTTTCATTCAGGCTTCACCTTGGAAGATTTTCCAAAAGGTTGGGAAGAAGAGTGTCTAGTTTTGAGCACACCCATGGTTGGGACATAAAGCCTGTAACATTTGAGTTGTCTACTTGTGATGGTCAGCTAGCATCATGTGAGCACTATTTAGATGATACTGAACAAGATTATGATAATGGAAACCACAAGCGCGGATGCTGGATAGACTACAAGGTTGGGGAATTTATTGTCAACGACTCTGAACCAGT
The window above is part of the Gossypium raimondii isolate GPD5lz chromosome 9, ASM2569854v1, whole genome shotgun sequence genome. Proteins encoded here:
- the LOC105799717 gene encoding F-box protein PP2-A15, translating into MGASLSNLTEGSNGTAMGPGLGDIPESCVACVFTYLTPPEICNLARLNRAFRGAASSDSVWEMKLPSNYQDLLDLVPPERYQNLSKKDIFALLSRPVPFDDGNKEVWLDRVTGRVCMAISAKGMAITGIDDRRYWNWVSTEESRFHTVAYLQQIWWFEVDGVVKFPLPADIYTLSFRLHLGRFSKRLGRRVSSFEHTHGWDIKPVTFELSTCDGQLASCEHYLDDTEQDYDNGNHKRGCWIDYKVGEFIVNDSEPVTEVRFSVKQIDCTHSKGGLCVDSVFIIPTDLKERKRKGMLK